A genomic window from Denticeps clupeoides chromosome 11, fDenClu1.1, whole genome shotgun sequence includes:
- the LOC114799657 gene encoding uncharacterized protein LOC114799657 has translation MAYGVSRQGVTVSPGTGTSWRHCARSPAEQRRSTSAPPAVEDVQYPPHHTPTTISSNVPRPLWDIPMVPGPFSGATATIRQLVDTIPKPRVDNTGVDKPSGRKATRKRKHLAPVVDLCVEKAQKHMVKKPQGKKTKTAFKLPEKPEGRIPVNVDLDFVTDWTNADYKAWDAVDFARSDIATQTEPNHIDPQRYRRFSNHSECCVCLKQVLDNIVKVYDLQEKLISTVGIIAKAVEHTSDLKRVDWSSLSTVLLRLSGISRV, from the exons ATGGCGTATGGGGTGTCCCGTCAAGGAGTCACAGTGTCCCCAGG GACTGGCACCAGCTGGAGACATTGCGCCCGTTCCCCAGCAGAACAGAGGCGCAGCACCAGTGCCCCGCCTGCTGTAGAGGATGTCCAataccctccacaccacacacccaccaccatctccagcaacgtgcccaggCCCCTGTGGGACATACccatggtcccaggacccttcagtggagcaACAG caaccatcagacaaCTAGTGGACACCATTCCTAAGCCACGCGTTGATAATACAGGGGTCGACAAGCCGTCAGGTCGGAAGGCTACACGCAAACGCAAGCACCTAGCTCCCGTGGTGGATCTGTGcgtggaaaaggcacaaaaacatatggtgaaaaagccgcaag GAAAGAAGACGAAAACAGCTTTCAAGCTcccggaaaagccagaag gtagaaTCCCCGTAAACGTTGATCTCGACTTTGTCACCGATTGGACCAACGCGGATTACAAAGCGTGGGATGCTGTAGATTTTGCCAGATCAGACATCGCTacgcaaacagaaccaaaccacatcgacccacagaggtaccggcggttttctaatcattctgaatgctgtgtatGCCTTAAACAGGTATTAGATAACATTGTTAAGGTGTATGACTTGCAAGAAAAGTTGATTAGTACTGTGGGGATTATAGCCAAAGCTGTAGAacatacatcagatctgaagcgtgtcgattggtcatcgttatcaacggttttgttgcgtttaagtggCATTTCACGTGTGTAA
- the LOC114799915 gene encoding leucine-rich repeat transmembrane neuronal protein 4 isoform X2 produces MGSLMRGRWLMVPLLVQAWLLASPIRVRERPCPQSCRCDGKIVYCESNAFRDVPKNVSVGCQGLSLRYNSLVSLRAGQFSSLNQLVWLYLDHNYINGVDSQAFHGVRRLKELILSSNKITQLHNTTFHTIPNLRNLDLSYNKLQVLQPNQFQGLRKLLSLHIRSNSLKSVPMRVFQDCRNLEFLDLGYNRLRSLTRNAFAGLLKLTELHLEHNQFSKINFSHFPRLNNLRALYLQWNRIKTISQGINWTWTSLQKLDLSGNDLQVLDVSIFQCLPNLQTLNLDSNKLLNISQEVVAAWISLTTISLAGNIWNCTPNLCPLVTWLRNFKGNKETTMICAGPKEVQGEKVMEAVETFSICKINPTPYVLISSTLNSPSKPGKFPHPTAPRLDEALTRGGKQAVPSPSAARPSTPEQEFEHVSFHKIIAGSVALFLSVAMILLVIYVSWKRYPSSMKQLQQHSMVRKRRKKVRETERTLSSPLQEYYVDYKPTNSETMDMLVNGTGPCTYTISGSRECEV; encoded by the exons ATGG GATCCCTGATGCGAGGCAGGTGGCTTATGGTCCCTCTGCTGGTGCAGGCCTGGCTCCTGGCATCCCCAATCAGGGTACGCGAGAGGCCGTGCCCACAGAGCTGCCGCTGCGATGGCAAAATAGTTTACTGTGAGTCCAACGCCTTTCGTGATGTGCCAAAGAATGTGTCAGTTGGATGCCAAGGCCTGTCTCTGCGCTACAACAGCTTGGTGAGTCTGCGGGCTGGCCAGTTTTCCAGCCTGAATCAGCTCGTTTGGCTGTACCTGGACCATAACTACATCAACGGCGTCGACAGCCAGGCATTCCACGGCGTGCGCAGGCTGAAGGAACTGATCCTCAGCTCCAACAAGATCACGCAGCTTCACAACACCACGTTCCACACCATTCCGAATTTACGGAACCTTGACCTGTCCTACAACAAGCTGCAGGTTCTCCAGCCCAATCAGTTTCAGGGACTGCGCAAGTTGCTCAGCCTGCACATTCGGTCCAATTCCCTCAAAAGCGTCCCCATGCGAGTGTTTCAGGACTGCCGCAACCTCGAGTTTCTGGACCTGGGATACAATCGCCTGCGTAGCCTCACGCGAAACGCATTTGCCGGCCTACTGAAGCTGACCGAGTTGCATCTGGAGCACAATCAGTTCTCCAAGATAAACTTTTCTCATTTCCCCCGTCTCAATAACCTCCGGGCTCTTTATTTGCAGTGGAACCGAATAAAAACAATCAGCCAAGGCATCAATTGGACCTGGACCTCCTTGCAAAAACTGGACCTCTCGGGGAACGACTTGCAGGTACTGGATGTCAGCATCTTCCAGTGTCTCCCAAACTTGCAGACTCTGAATCTGGACTCCAATAAGCTCCTCAACATATCCCAGGAGGTAGTAGCTGCCTGGATCTCTCTCACCACCATCAGCTTGGCAGGTAACATTTGGAATTGCACCCCTAACCTCTGCCCACTGGTCACATGGTTGAGGAACTTCAAGGGGAACAAAGAAACCACCATGATTTGTGCCGGGCCCAAGGAAGTTCAGGGGGAGAAGGTGATGGAAGCTGTGGAGACTTTCAGCATCTGCAAGATAAATCCTACCCCTTATGTTTTAATCTCCTCCACTCTCAACTCACCGTCCAAGCCTGGAAAGTTTCCTCACCCCACCGCGCCCAGGTTGGATGAAGCGCTCACCCGTGGCGGAAAGCAGGCCGTCCCTTCGCCCTCCGCTGCCCGGCCCTCCACACCCGAGCAGGAATTTGAGCATGTGTCCTTCCATAAGATCATCGCCGGCAGCGTGGCACTTTTCCTGTCCGTGGCTATGATCTTGTTGGTTATCTACGTCTCGTGGAAGCGCTACCCAAGCAGCAtgaagcagctgcagcagcactcCATGGTCCGAAAGCGCCGGAAAAAAGTGCGGGAGACCGAGCGCACCCTGAGCTCCCCCCTGCAGGAGTACTATGTGGACTACAAACCCACAAACTCCGAGACCATGGACATGCTGGTAAATGGGACAGGACCCTGCACCTACACCATCTCAGGCTCTCGAGAATGTGAGGTATGA